A section of the Spirosoma pollinicola genome encodes:
- a CDS encoding efflux RND transporter periplasmic adaptor subunit, translating into MKRLINKSFPAVATVFGSFLLLSSLSGCHSSEGKEEKKEDAKAVEAPATVEVFSLQRGKLSSSLKVPGELVAFRDVDIYAKVSGFIKSLNVDVGSEVKQGQLLALAEAPELSAQLSSADSKLKGQEAVSIGSKANYERILEASKFSGAVSKNDVDQALARRNADLAQLEAAKSAYREVSDLKKYLEIRAPFNGIISVRNASTGAYIGPSGKGSEFPLFVLTEQKRLRLVISIPEAYTGYVDLNDQVSFNVKAFPDTKFTGQVKRQAGALDKRLRSERVEVDVINNDKKLLPGMIAEVTVPLPTKNNTLIVPKSAIVSATTGVFVIKVVDRKAEWVPIKRGLEADEKVEIFGPLTEGDQLIKAANEEIRDGSSVNVK; encoded by the coding sequence ATGAAACGGTTAATTAATAAGTCATTCCCGGCTGTAGCAACTGTATTTGGTAGTTTTCTGCTGCTCAGTTCGTTGAGCGGTTGTCATTCGTCTGAAGGCAAAGAGGAAAAAAAAGAAGACGCCAAGGCCGTTGAGGCACCGGCAACTGTCGAGGTGTTTTCGTTACAGCGCGGCAAATTATCTTCTTCATTAAAAGTACCCGGCGAACTGGTTGCGTTTCGGGATGTCGATATTTATGCAAAAGTGAGTGGGTTCATCAAATCCCTGAATGTCGATGTGGGTTCTGAAGTAAAACAGGGCCAACTTCTGGCGCTGGCCGAAGCACCTGAGTTAAGCGCTCAACTGTCGTCTGCCGACTCGAAACTGAAAGGGCAGGAGGCCGTTTCCATTGGTAGCAAAGCCAATTACGAGCGGATTCTGGAAGCCAGCAAGTTCTCCGGTGCCGTGTCGAAAAACGATGTTGACCAGGCCCTTGCCAGACGCAACGCCGATCTGGCCCAACTGGAAGCGGCTAAATCGGCTTATCGCGAGGTGTCTGATCTGAAAAAGTACCTCGAAATTCGTGCGCCATTCAACGGAATTATCAGTGTCCGGAACGCCAGCACAGGTGCTTACATTGGGCCATCGGGCAAAGGCTCGGAGTTTCCTTTGTTCGTTTTGACGGAGCAGAAGAGACTGCGTCTGGTTATTTCGATACCCGAAGCCTACACGGGTTATGTCGATCTGAACGATCAGGTGAGTTTCAACGTCAAAGCGTTTCCTGATACAAAATTTACCGGACAGGTAAAACGTCAGGCGGGGGCTTTGGATAAGCGGCTTCGGTCGGAGCGGGTCGAAGTCGATGTGATCAACAATGATAAAAAGCTTTTGCCCGGCATGATTGCCGAAGTGACCGTGCCACTGCCGACGAAAAATAATACACTTATTGTCCCTAAATCGGCCATTGTCAGCGCGACAACCGGCGTTTTTGTGATCAAGGTTGTTGATCGAAAAGCTGAATGGGTTCCTATAAAGCGAGGCCTTGAAGCCGACGAAAAAGTAGAAATATTCGGTCCGCTCACCGAAGGCGATCAGTTAATTAAGGCGGCTAACGAAGAAATTCGAGACGGTTCGTCGGTAAATGTAAAATAG